A genome region from Sphingobium sp. CR2-8 includes the following:
- a CDS encoding type II toxin-antitoxin system HicA family toxin, translated as MAKADKLLDRMARNPAGDWTMSDIQTLCEQLGWTCLPPTGGGSHWKVAVPGSDTILTIPAKRPIKPVYIRKLMGFVKDGKHG; from the coding sequence ATGGCCAAGGCGGATAAGCTGTTGGATCGGATGGCGCGCAATCCCGCCGGGGATTGGACGATGTCGGATATCCAGACGCTGTGCGAGCAGTTGGGTTGGACGTGTCTGCCGCCGACAGGAGGCGGATCACATTGGAAAGTGGCGGTGCCGGGCAGCGACACGATCCTGACCATTCCGGCCAAGCGCCCGATCAAGCCGGTCTATATTCGTAAGCTGATGGGATTTGTGAAGGACGGCAAGCATGGCTAA
- the glmS gene encoding glutamine--fructose-6-phosphate transaminase (isomerizing), whose amino-acid sequence MCGIIGIIGKDDVAERLVDGLKRLEYRGYDSAGVATIHDGAIERRRAEGKLANLVRELRDEPLPGTTGIAHTRWATHGAPTTSNAHPHATGEVALVHNGIIENFKSLRAELMARGRHFDSQTDTEVVAHLVSERVEQGASPQEAVAQVLPRLHGAFALAIAFRSHPDMLIGARLGSPLVVGYGDGETYLGSDALALAPLTQRIAYLEEGDWVVITADGAEIFDKDNQPVERPVTISGVSGAMIDKGNHRHFMQKEIYEQPVVVAQTLRSYLRRMENEIAMPDMDFDLGQVKRITIVACGTSYYAGLVAKYWFEKFARVPVDIDVASEFRYRDPVLEAGGLALFISQSGETADTLAALRHAKAEGQIIAVVVNVPTSSMAREADLLLPTHAGPEIGVASTKAFTCQLAVLAALAANLARAKGKLTPEEEAEIVWHLSEAPAALNEALSRDGQIEAMAHLIAPARDVLYLGRGPDYPMALEGALKLKEISYIHAEGYAAGEMKHGPIALIDELVPVIVIAPSGPLFEKTVSNMQEVQARGGKVVLISDAEGIAAAGEGCMATIEMPKVHPLIAPLVYAVPVQLLAYHVAVAKGTDVDQPRNLAKSVTVE is encoded by the coding sequence ATGTGCGGCATCATTGGAATCATCGGCAAGGACGACGTGGCGGAGCGGCTGGTCGATGGCCTCAAGCGGTTGGAATATCGCGGCTATGACAGCGCAGGCGTCGCCACCATCCATGACGGCGCGATCGAGCGGCGGCGGGCGGAGGGGAAGCTGGCGAACCTGGTGCGCGAATTGCGCGACGAGCCGCTGCCCGGCACCACCGGCATCGCGCACACCCGCTGGGCGACGCATGGCGCGCCGACGACCAGCAACGCGCATCCCCATGCGACCGGCGAAGTAGCGCTGGTCCACAATGGCATTATCGAGAATTTCAAGTCATTGCGCGCTGAGTTGATGGCGCGGGGGCGGCATTTCGACAGCCAGACCGACACCGAAGTCGTCGCCCATCTGGTGAGCGAACGGGTGGAGCAGGGCGCGTCGCCGCAGGAGGCGGTGGCGCAGGTGCTGCCGCGCCTGCATGGCGCGTTCGCGCTGGCGATTGCGTTTCGCAGCCATCCCGACATGCTGATCGGGGCGCGGCTGGGGTCGCCTTTGGTCGTGGGCTATGGCGACGGGGAAACCTATCTGGGGTCCGATGCGCTGGCGCTGGCGCCGTTGACGCAGCGTATCGCCTATCTGGAAGAGGGCGACTGGGTCGTCATCACGGCGGACGGAGCCGAGATTTTCGACAAGGATAATCAGCCGGTCGAGCGGCCGGTGACCATTTCCGGCGTGTCGGGCGCAATGATCGACAAGGGCAATCATCGCCACTTCATGCAGAAGGAGATTTACGAGCAGCCGGTCGTGGTCGCCCAGACGCTGCGGTCTTACCTACGTCGTATGGAAAATGAGATCGCCATGCCCGACATGGATTTCGATCTGGGGCAGGTGAAGCGCATCACCATCGTCGCCTGCGGCACCAGTTACTATGCCGGGCTGGTGGCGAAATATTGGTTCGAGAAATTCGCGCGGGTGCCCGTCGACATCGATGTGGCGAGCGAGTTTCGCTATCGCGATCCGGTGCTGGAGGCGGGCGGATTGGCGCTGTTCATCAGCCAGTCGGGCGAGACCGCCGATACGCTGGCGGCGCTGCGCCACGCCAAGGCGGAGGGACAGATCATCGCGGTGGTGGTGAATGTGCCCACCAGTTCGATGGCGCGCGAGGCGGACCTGTTGCTGCCCACCCATGCCGGGCCGGAAATCGGCGTCGCGTCGACCAAGGCCTTCACCTGCCAGTTGGCGGTTCTGGCGGCGCTGGCGGCCAATCTGGCGCGGGCCAAAGGGAAGCTGACGCCGGAAGAGGAAGCTGAGATCGTCTGGCATTTGTCGGAAGCGCCGGCGGCGCTGAACGAAGCGCTGAGCCGCGACGGGCAGATCGAGGCGATGGCGCATCTGATCGCGCCGGCGCGCGATGTGCTGTATCTGGGGCGCGGGCCGGATTATCCCATGGCGCTGGAAGGGGCGCTGAAACTCAAGGAAATCAGCTATATCCATGCCGAGGGCTATGCCGCGGGCGAGATGAAGCATGGGCCGATCGCGCTGATCGATGAACTGGTGCCGGTAATCGTGATCGCGCCGAGCGGGCCGTTGTTCGAAAAGACGGTGAGCAATATGCAGGAAGTGCAGGCGCGCGGTGGCAAGGTGGTGCTGATTTCCGACGCGGAAGGCATCGCGGCGGCGGGCGAAGGCTGCATGGCGACGATCGAAATGCCCAAAGTGCATCCGCTGATCGCGCCTTTGGTGTACGCGGTGCCGGTGCAATTGCTGGCTTACCATGTGGCGGTGGCCAAGGGGACGGATGTCGATCAGCCGCGCAATCTGGCGAAGTCGGTGACGGTGGAGTGA
- a CDS encoding PIN domain-containing protein: MSGFSFDSNIIIDALTGFAPARAEIDRATDFGARAWISRAVWIEVMSKGAGDGLWRAETLLSGFGVDEIDAEIGRQAAALRRERSRLKAMDAIILATAQLRGRVLVTRNTKDFPAEMPGIRVPYIL, translated from the coding sequence GTGAGCGGTTTCAGCTTCGATTCCAATATCATCATCGATGCATTGACGGGTTTCGCTCCCGCCCGCGCGGAGATCGATCGCGCGACGGACTTTGGCGCGCGGGCCTGGATTAGTCGCGCGGTGTGGATCGAAGTCATGTCGAAGGGGGCGGGCGATGGGCTATGGCGGGCCGAAACTTTGCTGTCCGGTTTCGGCGTGGACGAGATCGACGCGGAAATCGGGCGGCAGGCTGCGGCCTTGCGCCGCGAACGCAGTCGGCTCAAAGCGATGGATGCGATCATCCTGGCCACCGCCCAGCTGCGCGGCCGGGTGCTGGTGACACGAAATACAAAGGATTTCCCGGCAGAGATGCCGGGCATCCGCGTTCCCTATATTCTTTGA
- a CDS encoding ribbon-helix-helix domain-containing protein — protein sequence MRFLADIPDDDVKWLDQLARERGKSRAAVLREAVQDYRAEAQSAGNKKWLDIGFGAWKARADMGDAVDWQRRERAASTRPWDDDYEAVRAEFPDLFDAEDDRQRQIHLDMVAGNYPDAEKPVSR from the coding sequence ATGCGTTTCCTGGCCGATATTCCCGACGACGACGTCAAATGGCTCGACCAGCTGGCGCGTGAGCGCGGCAAGTCGCGCGCGGCGGTGTTGCGGGAGGCGGTGCAGGATTATCGCGCCGAAGCGCAATCCGCCGGGAACAAGAAGTGGCTCGATATCGGCTTTGGCGCGTGGAAGGCGCGCGCGGACATGGGCGATGCGGTCGATTGGCAGCGGCGCGAGCGCGCGGCATCGACTCGTCCGTGGGACGATGATTATGAGGCGGTCAGGGCGGAGTTTCCCGATCTGTTCGATGCGGAGGATGATCGCCAGCGCCAGATCCATCTGGATATGGTGGCGGGGAACTATCCCGATGCTGAAAAGCCCGTGTCCCGGTGA
- a CDS encoding metallophosphoesterase, translating to MNCVRRHPWLTGLLCLLLVLLGLPLWLLLNARAMPIVRRAEIALPFPADAPRKAVTVALLTDTHLSGPDNSPARMARIVAQINALKPDLIVLGGDYIGDDKGGAIYDGRESIASFAGLRARLGVVAVLGNHDAHSNTNQRALNAKDWEAAFAQVGVTLLQDAVVRRGPLAIGGLKDVYTRKVNMPRTLKAMKKDGGAPVILSHGPDVFPKLPDAASLILVGHTHCGQVAFPFWGIVYVPSRYGTRYACGLYRDGGKTMIVSGGVGTSGVPVRMLAPPDIWLVTIRPR from the coding sequence ATGAATTGCGTGCGCCGCCACCCGTGGCTGACGGGATTATTGTGCCTGCTGCTGGTGCTGCTGGGCCTGCCGTTGTGGCTGCTCCTCAATGCGCGCGCCATGCCGATCGTGCGGCGGGCCGAGATTGCGCTGCCCTTTCCCGCCGATGCGCCGCGCAAGGCGGTGACGGTCGCCCTGCTGACCGACACGCATCTGTCGGGACCGGACAACAGTCCGGCGCGGATGGCGCGGATCGTGGCGCAGATCAACGCGCTGAAACCCGACCTGATCGTCCTGGGCGGCGACTATATCGGCGATGACAAGGGCGGGGCGATCTATGACGGGCGCGAAAGCATCGCGTCTTTTGCGGGATTGCGCGCGCGGTTGGGCGTGGTGGCGGTGCTGGGCAACCATGATGCGCACAGCAATACCAACCAGCGGGCGCTCAATGCCAAGGACTGGGAGGCGGCCTTTGCGCAGGTCGGCGTGACGCTGTTGCAGGACGCGGTGGTGCGGCGCGGGCCGCTGGCGATCGGCGGGTTGAAGGATGTCTATACGCGCAAGGTGAACATGCCCCGCACGCTCAAGGCGATGAAAAAGGACGGCGGCGCGCCGGTCATCCTGTCGCACGGGCCGGACGTGTTTCCCAAACTGCCTGACGCGGCGTCCCTGATCCTGGTCGGCCATACCCATTGCGGGCAGGTCGCTTTCCCGTTTTGGGGGATCGTCTATGTGCCGTCCCGCTATGGCACCCGCTATGCCTGCGGCCTCTATCGCGACGGCGGCAAGACGATGATCGTGTCGGGCGGGGTCGGCACCAGCGGCGTGCCGGTGCGGATGCTGGCGCCGCCTGATATCTGGCTGGTGACGATCCGGCCGCGCTAA
- a CDS encoding HAD family hydrolase gives MNSIPFDIVGFDLDGTLIDTSGDLAAAVNYAIGTIDRPPFPAAAIHPFVGKGAKIMLARALDASGGYDADTLDALLPILLDYYEQNLAIHSVPYPGLIAALDALTDAGVKLAICTNKAERFTLPLMRQIGLSDRFASIVGGDTVGVAKPDPAPIREMIARAGGGRTIFVGDTINDIAGARNAGLPNIAVGFGFLDGPVDNLEADAVIDHFDELVPLLQRWPA, from the coding sequence ATGAACAGCATCCCTTTCGATATCGTCGGCTTCGACCTCGACGGCACCCTGATCGATACCAGCGGCGATCTCGCCGCTGCGGTCAATTACGCCATCGGCACGATCGACCGCCCCCCTTTCCCGGCTGCGGCGATCCATCCCTTCGTGGGGAAGGGCGCAAAGATCATGCTGGCCCGGGCGCTCGACGCATCGGGGGGCTATGACGCGGACACGCTGGACGCGCTTCTGCCCATCCTGCTCGACTATTATGAGCAGAATCTCGCCATCCATTCGGTCCCCTATCCCGGCCTGATCGCCGCGCTGGACGCCCTGACCGACGCCGGGGTCAAACTCGCCATCTGCACCAACAAGGCGGAACGCTTCACCCTCCCCCTGATGCGCCAGATCGGCCTGTCGGATCGCTTCGCCAGCATCGTTGGCGGCGACACGGTGGGCGTCGCCAAGCCGGATCCCGCGCCCATCCGCGAAATGATCGCCCGCGCGGGCGGCGGCCGCACCATCTTCGTCGGCGACACGATCAACGACATAGCGGGCGCACGCAATGCAGGCCTGCCCAATATCGCGGTCGGCTTCGGCTTCCTCGACGGCCCGGTCGACAATCTGGAGGCCGACGCCGTCATCGACCATTTCGACGAACTGGTCCCGCTGCTGCAACGCTGGCCAGCCTGA
- a CDS encoding enoyl-CoA hydratase/isomerase family protein: protein MMLRLEQDGPVARLLIDRPDRRNAMTQAMWEALPFLVGQAMANDAVRALILASATPGLFCAGADIHEFATCSADPDWRVANQAAIRASQYALAHAEKPVIAAIDGDCVGGGCGLAIACDLRIASPAARLGITPAKLGIVYSLFDTKLLVDLVGPARAKRILYTGALHSADEALSIGLIEDIAVDPLAAADTLARTIAANAQHSVRASKAIVRRILDGQADDDATTLSLFRDAFTRPDFAEGVTAFREKRRPDF, encoded by the coding sequence CTGATGCTGCGGCTGGAACAGGACGGCCCGGTCGCGCGGCTGCTGATCGACCGGCCCGACAGGCGCAACGCCATGACCCAGGCGATGTGGGAAGCGCTCCCGTTTCTGGTGGGGCAGGCCATGGCGAACGATGCCGTGCGCGCCCTCATCCTCGCCTCCGCCACGCCCGGTCTGTTCTGCGCGGGCGCGGACATCCACGAATTTGCCACCTGTTCGGCCGACCCCGACTGGCGCGTCGCCAATCAGGCCGCGATCCGCGCCAGCCAATATGCGCTGGCCCATGCGGAAAAACCGGTGATCGCCGCGATCGACGGCGATTGCGTCGGCGGCGGCTGCGGCCTCGCCATCGCCTGCGACCTGCGCATCGCGTCGCCCGCCGCACGCCTCGGCATCACGCCCGCCAAACTCGGCATCGTCTATTCGCTGTTCGACACGAAATTGCTGGTCGATCTGGTCGGCCCCGCCCGCGCCAAGCGAATCCTCTACACCGGCGCGCTCCACAGCGCCGACGAAGCCCTGTCCATCGGACTGATCGAGGACATCGCAGTCGATCCCCTCGCCGCCGCCGACACGCTCGCTCGCACCATCGCCGCCAACGCCCAGCACAGCGTCCGCGCGTCCAAGGCGATCGTCCGCCGCATCCTCGACGGCCAGGCTGACGACGACGCCACCACCCTCTCCCTCTTCCGCGACGCCTTCACCCGCCCGGACTTCGCGGAAGGCGTCACCGCCTTCCGCGAAAAACGCCGCCCGGATTTTTGA
- a CDS encoding UrcA family protein: protein MFASFKFAAAVASAALLATTGVASAQEFQSNGRTDEVFHGDLNLSKAADQKVLRARILRSASRVCGSNNLAEAQACKAKAIAHVQAPINAAIARAETGERYADAGRSGVPVAGN, encoded by the coding sequence ATGTTCGCTTCGTTCAAATTCGCCGCCGCCGTCGCTTCCGCCGCCCTGCTCGCCACCACAGGCGTCGCGTCCGCGCAGGAATTCCAGTCCAATGGTCGCACCGATGAAGTCTTTCACGGCGACCTGAACCTGTCGAAGGCGGCCGATCAGAAGGTACTGCGCGCCCGCATCCTGCGGTCCGCCAGCCGCGTGTGCGGGTCGAACAATCTGGCGGAGGCACAGGCGTGCAAGGCCAAGGCGATCGCCCATGTCCAGGCCCCGATCAACGCCGCCATCGCCCGCGCCGAAACCGGCGAGCGCTATGCCGATGCGGGGCGGAGCGGCGTGCCGGTCGCGGGGAACTGA